The Hyphococcus flavus genome contains a region encoding:
- a CDS encoding DUF1330 domain-containing protein has protein sequence MAKGYWIGHVDVSNAENYPNYMKAAQPAYEKYGAKFIVRGGKFDSVEGKARSRHVVVEFESYEKALACYNSPEYQAAAKIRQANSEGDILIVEGAE, from the coding sequence ATGGCCAAAGGCTATTGGATCGGTCATGTGGATGTGAGTAATGCCGAGAATTATCCGAATTACATGAAGGCCGCTCAGCCAGCGTATGAAAAATACGGGGCAAAGTTTATCGTGCGCGGCGGCAAATTCGATAGTGTTGAGGGGAAAGCGCGTTCGCGGCATGTGGTGGTTGAGTTTGAAAGCTATGAAAAAGCGCTAGCCTGCTATAACTCGCCGGAATACCAGGCTGCTGCGAAAATTCGCCAGGCAAATTCTGAAGGGGACATACTGATTGTTGAAGGAGCCGAGTGA
- the mmsB gene encoding 3-hydroxyisobutyrate dehydrogenase has product MTSIAFIGLGNMGGPMAANLAKAGHEVTATDLSIGAIDRAVEAGCKRGDSVADAVKDADVVVTMLPAGAHVRSVYTEGYGVLANAKEGALLIDSSTIDVDSARAVISTATDKGFAMVDAPVSGGVAAATGGTLTFMVGGDDEAFARARPVLEAMGKNIFHAGAAGNGQVAKICNNMLLGISMIGTCEAFNLAEKLGLDAQTFFDISSTASGQCWSMTSYCPAPGPVPNAPSNRDYQPGFAAGMMLKDMRLAQEAAHKAKASTPLGAQSEALYALMEAAGKDNLDFSGIMKLVRGDL; this is encoded by the coding sequence ATGACCAGCATTGCATTTATCGGCCTTGGCAATATGGGCGGCCCCATGGCCGCGAACCTGGCGAAGGCAGGCCATGAGGTAACCGCGACGGACCTTTCCATCGGCGCGATTGACCGCGCTGTAGAAGCAGGGTGCAAGCGCGGCGACAGCGTCGCCGACGCAGTGAAAGATGCCGATGTGGTCGTCACCATGCTTCCCGCCGGCGCGCATGTGCGGTCGGTCTACACCGAAGGCTATGGCGTTCTTGCAAATGCAAAAGAGGGTGCGCTGCTCATCGACTCTTCAACTATCGATGTCGATTCTGCACGCGCTGTCATCAGCACCGCGACAGACAAAGGTTTCGCCATGGTCGACGCGCCTGTGTCCGGCGGCGTTGCGGCGGCGACAGGCGGTACGCTGACGTTCATGGTCGGCGGCGATGACGAAGCGTTTGCGCGCGCCAGGCCGGTTCTGGAAGCAATGGGTAAGAACATTTTCCACGCAGGCGCTGCCGGCAATGGACAGGTCGCCAAGATCTGCAACAATATGCTGCTTGGCATTTCGATGATCGGCACCTGCGAGGCGTTTAATCTGGCGGAAAAACTCGGATTGGACGCGCAAACATTCTTCGATATTTCGTCAACTGCTTCCGGGCAGTGCTGGTCGATGACAAGTTACTGCCCGGCGCCGGGGCCAGTGCCGAATGCGCCGTCAAACCGTGATTATCAACCGGGCTTTGCGGCAGGCATGATGCTGAAAGACATGCGTCTTGCACAGGAAGCGGCGCATAAGGCAAAAGCGTCAACGCCGCTCGGCGCGCAGTCAGAAGCGCTCTATGCGCTGATGGAAGCTGCAGGAAAAGACAACCTCGATTTTTCGGGTATCATGAAACTGGTGCGTGGCGACCTATAG
- a CDS encoding ABCB family ABC transporter ATP-binding protein/permease — MPPDSEENVNAAPTPFGRSIGRMFSVLFRPELKKWRFRIGLAFTLTVIAKGLSVIAPVFMGEGVNSLVNEDSADIAGAGLAFVTFFVLFAGARFAASALPAIRDGFFTAVTQDAQRVVAVDAFQHAQNLDLQFHLTRRAGALNRVIERGSAAMEYLFRFLAFNIGPTFVELGFAAVVLAIMYGLQFSIAAIVTVAVYAIFTVIVTEWRNKQRREFNKVDTRLRGIALDTLSNFETVKSFAAEQREAGRYDAAMQEYNFHYTKIMQSLSLLNAGQELIMTCGLLAVAIMAGYGAVNGNMQAGDVTAIILMLINIYRPLNILGFAWREIKQGTVDVEKLYELMDRRSTVEDAPNALAFEPGSGEIQFENVSFAHEGRASGLNGVSFDAPGGAFIGIVGPSGAGKSTILKLLFRFYDPAEGKIVVDGQDIKSVTQSSLRASLGLVPQEVVLFNDTLRFNLSYAMPDASDDDIMQAAERAQLGSFIQSLPDGLDTRVGERGLKLSGGEKQRVGVARAILLNPLILILDEATSSLDSTTEREVQAALKEAARGRTTIAVAHRLSTISNADIILVFDNGEIVERGRHDQLIMENGIYASLWRRQTGEGEAAAPVFAGA, encoded by the coding sequence ATGCCGCCGGATTCTGAAGAAAATGTAAACGCCGCGCCCACGCCCTTTGGTCGCTCCATCGGGCGGATGTTCTCCGTCCTGTTCAGACCGGAACTAAAAAAGTGGCGGTTTCGGATAGGTCTCGCTTTCACGCTGACTGTCATCGCCAAGGGTCTGTCAGTGATCGCTCCGGTATTCATGGGTGAGGGCGTTAATAGTCTGGTAAACGAAGACAGCGCCGACATTGCGGGCGCCGGATTGGCGTTCGTCACTTTCTTTGTACTCTTTGCTGGCGCCAGGTTCGCCGCGAGCGCCCTGCCAGCGATCAGGGACGGGTTCTTCACCGCCGTAACCCAGGACGCGCAGCGCGTGGTCGCTGTAGACGCATTTCAGCATGCCCAAAATCTCGATTTGCAATTTCACCTGACCCGGCGTGCAGGTGCCTTGAACAGGGTCATAGAACGCGGCTCCGCCGCTATGGAGTACCTGTTCCGCTTTCTTGCCTTCAATATCGGGCCGACATTCGTTGAACTCGGCTTTGCTGCAGTCGTTTTGGCGATCATGTACGGTTTGCAGTTCTCAATCGCAGCCATTGTGACGGTTGCTGTCTATGCGATCTTTACAGTGATCGTCACGGAATGGCGCAATAAGCAAAGAAGAGAGTTTAACAAAGTTGATACGCGATTGCGCGGCATTGCACTCGATACGCTGTCAAATTTCGAGACAGTAAAATCCTTCGCGGCTGAACAACGCGAGGCTGGCCGGTACGATGCCGCCATGCAGGAATATAACTTCCATTATACAAAAATTATGCAGTCCTTGTCGCTGTTGAATGCCGGCCAAGAGCTGATCATGACCTGCGGCTTGCTCGCGGTGGCGATCATGGCGGGATACGGCGCTGTCAATGGAAACATGCAAGCGGGTGATGTAACAGCTATTATATTAATGCTGATCAACATCTATCGCCCGCTTAATATCCTCGGCTTTGCCTGGCGTGAAATTAAGCAAGGCACGGTGGATGTCGAAAAACTCTATGAGTTGATGGATCGCCGTTCGACAGTCGAGGACGCGCCCAATGCATTGGCGTTTGAGCCTGGAAGCGGTGAGATTCAATTTGAGAATGTCAGCTTTGCCCATGAAGGGCGTGCAAGCGGCCTCAATGGGGTGAGTTTCGATGCGCCTGGCGGCGCGTTTATCGGCATCGTTGGTCCATCAGGCGCGGGAAAATCGACGATCCTGAAATTGCTGTTTCGGTTTTATGATCCGGCGGAGGGAAAAATTGTTGTCGATGGTCAAGACATCAAAAGCGTCACGCAGTCTTCTTTGCGCGCTTCGCTTGGCCTCGTTCCACAGGAGGTTGTTCTTTTCAACGATACTTTGCGGTTTAATCTTTCCTATGCGATGCCTGACGCCAGCGATGACGATATCATGCAAGCCGCTGAGCGTGCGCAGCTAGGAAGCTTTATTCAGTCGCTTCCAGACGGTCTTGATACGCGTGTTGGCGAGCGCGGGCTTAAACTTTCCGGAGGTGAGAAACAACGTGTCGGTGTGGCGCGCGCAATTTTGCTGAATCCGCTTATTCTGATCCTTGACGAAGCGACGTCTTCTCTTGATTCAACAACAGAACGTGAAGTGCAGGCGGCTTTGAAAGAAGCAGCCCGAGGTCGTACGACGATTGCCGTTGCACACAGACTGTCAACGATTTCCAATGCTGACATCATTTTGGTTTTTGACAATGGCGAGATCGTAGAGCGCGGACGGCATGATCAATTGATCATGGAAAATGGAATCTATGCGTCATTGTGGCGGCGGCAAACCGGAGAAGGCGAGGCGGCGGCTCCAGTGTTCGCTGGAGCCTAA
- a CDS encoding isobutyryl-CoA dehydrogenase: MDFALTEEQEAIQEMARRFAADELAPHAPEWDEKKHFPVDVIRKSAELGLAGIYTQEDVGGSGLGRLDAALIFEALSEGCTSTAAFISIHNMCTWMIDRFGADDVRKKWCPKLTSMELIASYCLTEPGSGSDAAALKTKAVKDGDHYVLNGSKAFISGAGTSDLYVVMVRTGEPGPKGISTVLVEKDTPGLSFGAQERKMGWHSQPTAIVTFEDCRIPVANRIGEEGEGFRFAMMGLDGGRLNIAACSLGTANGALKAALDYTNERQAFGKRLNQQQALQFKLADMATELEAARVMLYQAAWKLDRKTPDATRHCAMAKRFVTDTGFNIVNDALQMHGGYGYLKDYPLERNLRDVRVHQILEGANEIMRLIVARDMLKEYQA; this comes from the coding sequence ATGGACTTCGCGCTGACCGAAGAACAGGAAGCCATTCAGGAAATGGCGCGGCGCTTCGCCGCCGACGAGCTGGCCCCACATGCGCCGGAATGGGACGAGAAGAAGCACTTTCCCGTTGATGTGATACGAAAGTCAGCAGAGCTTGGGCTTGCAGGTATCTATACGCAAGAAGATGTCGGCGGTTCCGGATTGGGACGGCTGGATGCGGCGCTGATTTTCGAAGCTTTGTCGGAAGGCTGCACATCGACGGCGGCTTTTATTTCGATCCACAACATGTGCACCTGGATGATCGACAGGTTCGGTGCTGACGATGTGCGTAAAAAATGGTGCCCCAAACTCACGTCAATGGAATTGATCGCAAGCTATTGCCTGACGGAGCCGGGTTCAGGCTCTGACGCGGCGGCGCTTAAAACAAAAGCGGTGAAGGACGGCGATCATTATGTGCTGAACGGCTCAAAAGCATTCATTTCAGGGGCCGGAACATCTGACCTCTACGTTGTTATGGTGCGGACAGGAGAGCCCGGCCCCAAGGGCATATCGACGGTGCTTGTTGAGAAAGATACGCCGGGACTTTCCTTTGGCGCGCAAGAACGAAAAATGGGCTGGCACTCTCAACCGACCGCCATCGTCACCTTCGAGGATTGCCGTATCCCGGTTGCGAATCGTATTGGCGAAGAAGGCGAAGGCTTCCGTTTCGCCATGATGGGACTGGATGGCGGCCGCCTCAATATCGCGGCATGCTCGCTCGGTACAGCGAACGGTGCGTTGAAAGCCGCGCTGGACTATACGAATGAACGCCAGGCGTTCGGCAAGCGGCTCAACCAGCAACAGGCTTTGCAATTCAAGCTAGCCGATATGGCGACGGAGCTCGAGGCTGCGCGGGTGATGCTCTATCAGGCCGCGTGGAAACTTGACCGGAAAACACCGGACGCAACGCGTCACTGCGCCATGGCGAAACGCTTTGTCACCGACACCGGATTCAATATCGTCAATGACGCGCTGCAAATGCATGGCGGATACGGTTACTTAAAAGACTATCCGCTGGAACGGAATTTACGCGACGTGCGCGTGCATCAAATTCTTGAGGGCGCCAACGAAATCATGCGCCTTATCGTCGCCAGAGACATGTTGAAAGAATATCAAGCTTAG
- a CDS encoding enoyl-CoA hydratase/isomerase family protein → MTDQILFETTGDWGVITLNNEKALNALNWDMVKAMRAQLNDWSGDKSVKAVMVKGAGDRAFCAGGDIRWLHDTAKEDPAHASEFFREEYRNNSLIYHYSKPYVAMIDGIVMGGGVGISVHGDFRVAGDATLFAMPETGIGLFPDVGGGHFMPRLHDGLGLYYALTGARAKAADCMAAGIATHYAPADKYAELEAALLKTKLGDHAHADIETILDTYAGDPGHAPVNDMRPEIARLFQGHEALEDLLASLEKDGGDFASETLKTLSRMSPTSLVLTFEQMKRGHNLDFDDNMKMEFRMVCRVMEGHDFFEGVRAQILDKDRNPKWSPASLSEISESDLQRYFDDLGDPELVLP, encoded by the coding sequence GTGACGGATCAAATTCTTTTCGAAACTACCGGCGACTGGGGTGTCATCACCCTGAATAATGAAAAGGCCTTGAACGCGTTGAACTGGGACATGGTCAAGGCCATGCGCGCCCAGTTAAACGACTGGTCAGGCGACAAATCAGTCAAAGCGGTGATGGTGAAGGGCGCCGGTGATCGCGCTTTTTGCGCGGGTGGCGATATTCGCTGGCTCCACGATACGGCGAAGGAAGATCCTGCGCATGCGTCGGAATTTTTCCGCGAAGAATATCGCAACAACTCGCTTATTTATCATTATTCGAAACCTTATGTTGCAATGATTGACGGCATTGTCATGGGCGGCGGCGTCGGTATTTCCGTTCATGGTGATTTTCGTGTCGCCGGCGATGCGACACTGTTCGCCATGCCGGAGACAGGCATAGGCTTGTTTCCCGATGTCGGCGGCGGGCATTTCATGCCGCGCCTTCATGACGGGTTGGGGCTTTATTATGCGCTCACCGGCGCGCGGGCGAAAGCTGCCGACTGTATGGCGGCGGGCATTGCGACGCATTACGCGCCAGCGGATAAATATGCTGAACTGGAAGCAGCATTATTGAAAACCAAACTTGGCGATCATGCGCATGCTGATATCGAAACAATTCTTGATACCTATGCGGGCGACCCGGGTCATGCGCCGGTGAATGACATGCGGCCGGAGATAGCGCGTCTGTTTCAGGGGCATGAGGCGTTGGAGGACTTGCTTGCATCACTTGAAAAAGATGGTGGGGACTTTGCCTCGGAAACGCTTAAAACTTTATCGCGTATGTCGCCTACATCTTTGGTGCTGACGTTTGAACAGATGAAACGCGGCCATAATCTCGATTTCGATGACAATATGAAAATGGAATTCCGCATGGTGTGCCGAGTGATGGAAGGCCATGATTTCTTCGAAGGCGTCCGCGCCCAAATTCTCGATAAAGATCGAAACCCAAAATGGTCGCCGGCGTCGCTTTCTGAAATCAGCGAAAGCGATTTACAGCGCTATTTTGATGATCTTGGCGACCCTGAACTTGTCCTGCCTTAA
- a CDS encoding DedA family protein: MAMLTGWALYAAIFFTPFIQEDIAVIGAATASLHDAAPTALILPAVLTGLVCSDAWKYWMGRLARRYEWAHRFAEKPGVSIAGDLINKEFMQTMLTARFVPGTRIPAYIAAGFFKAEYAKYILTLTATATLYVAIMFALFHSVGAVAGEEAKIWLPVMAVLILACYVAYRWVTHRNNKAGPMTPLSEEQDHPMPDMPGFDDTPYETAETDDNKKE, from the coding sequence ATGGCGATGTTAACGGGATGGGCGCTTTACGCGGCCATCTTTTTTACGCCCTTTATCCAGGAAGATATTGCCGTCATCGGCGCCGCTACGGCGTCTCTCCATGACGCAGCGCCCACAGCCTTGATTTTGCCGGCCGTACTGACCGGCCTCGTTTGCTCTGATGCGTGGAAGTACTGGATGGGCAGGCTCGCTAGACGGTACGAATGGGCGCACCGGTTTGCAGAAAAGCCGGGCGTGTCGATCGCGGGCGATCTCATCAACAAGGAATTCATGCAGACCATGTTGACGGCGCGGTTTGTGCCGGGAACGCGAATTCCGGCCTATATCGCGGCGGGCTTTTTCAAAGCTGAATACGCGAAATATATTCTGACGCTCACGGCGACAGCCACGCTTTATGTGGCGATTATGTTTGCTCTCTTTCACTCGGTGGGCGCCGTTGCGGGAGAAGAGGCCAAAATCTGGCTGCCTGTGATGGCTGTCTTGATACTCGCTTGTTACGTTGCCTATCGATGGGTTACCCATCGCAACAACAAAGCGGGCCCGATGACGCCATTGTCCGAAGAACAAGACCACCCCATGCCTGACATGCCGGGGTTTGACGATACGCCATACGAAACAGCCGAAACGGACGACAATAAGAAGGAGTAG
- a CDS encoding SDR family oxidoreductase → MSTVLITGANRGIGLEFVKQYARDGWKVHACCRNPDKASELNTVQGDVFIHALDVTDHAAIVSLASDLAEPIDILVVNAGVGGRGEGDFGDYNYDVWKSVLDVNVYGSVATAEAFAPHVKNAKGKIAFISSKMGSIGDASGGAIAYRTSKTALNMAGKVVAAALAGEGVAVSIFHPGWVETDMGGPNALIKPDESVKGLRALIDQSPVTPSPRLLAYDGAEIPW, encoded by the coding sequence ATGTCTACAGTGCTTATCACTGGCGCCAATCGCGGCATTGGTCTTGAATTTGTAAAGCAATATGCACGAGACGGTTGGAAAGTGCATGCCTGTTGCCGCAACCCTGACAAGGCGAGTGAATTAAATACCGTTCAAGGCGATGTTTTCATTCATGCCCTCGACGTTACCGATCACGCCGCTATTGTATCGCTTGCATCGGACCTTGCCGAACCGATCGACATCCTCGTTGTCAATGCCGGTGTAGGCGGACGCGGTGAGGGCGATTTTGGTGATTATAATTACGATGTCTGGAAAAGCGTGCTGGACGTAAATGTCTATGGCTCTGTTGCAACGGCCGAAGCATTCGCGCCGCATGTGAAAAACGCAAAAGGAAAAATAGCGTTCATCTCATCCAAGATGGGCTCGATTGGCGATGCGTCCGGCGGCGCCATCGCATACCGCACTTCGAAAACTGCCTTGAACATGGCCGGCAAAGTCGTTGCGGCTGCTTTGGCGGGAGAGGGGGTGGCCGTCAGCATCTTTCATCCGGGCTGGGTGGAGACCGATATGGGCGGGCCGAACGCGCTCATCAAACCTGATGAAAGCGTAAAAGGCTTGCGTGCGCTCATTGACCAGTCGCCTGTTACGCCATCGCCAAGATTGCTGGCGTATGACGGCGCGGAAATACCTTGGTGA
- a CDS encoding PilZ domain-containing protein, whose amino-acid sequence MLGKKKKEHISNRLASITSSAPKVSDVRIPEPKKRGPPERAKREPVFRPGKLYISKSNFLRCVIRNVSDSGAYVHIEGVHPLPETVVLRFDQTGVIKKARVAWQNEIEAGLEYLKDMTPSDAPKG is encoded by the coding sequence ATGTTAGGGAAGAAGAAAAAAGAGCATATCTCAAACCGGCTGGCGTCGATAACAAGCTCGGCGCCAAAGGTTTCCGATGTTCGTATTCCCGAGCCGAAAAAGCGCGGCCCGCCGGAACGCGCCAAACGTGAGCCGGTGTTCCGGCCCGGAAAACTCTATATCAGCAAATCGAACTTCCTTCGCTGCGTGATCCGCAATGTCAGCGATAGCGGCGCTTATGTGCATATCGAAGGCGTGCATCCATTGCCGGAAACGGTTGTGCTTCGCTTTGATCAGACCGGGGTCATAAAAAAAGCGCGCGTCGCCTGGCAGAACGAAATCGAAGCCGGTCTGGAATATCTAAAAGACATGACGCCAAGTGATGCGCCTAAAGGCTGA
- a CDS encoding PAS domain-containing hybrid sensor histidine kinase/response regulator, with product MRTVLGGVVNALRVDPGTPDVVVERQLRELKLQLPRVMLGVGGCTLFIASYFWNQLNPALVAILMAYALAHFAFLPKWLRMDVDAMPAPERRKIVNGVLPKTIVFAFVCCLTSISLALEAGHDAYILVSLWCLYCGVGGAMGIAALAHRSSFPLVICITPITVLMFGSGDKMLVSIGGVMLVAMIIYHYYNTRIGNVLAELSISQQQLKENAAEVNERFRHFIETASDWAWEIDARGRLSYVSPNFEKITGLASGDIIGAPAIRLIRIDSQEQAAAEKAFTEAFEQHEPIRDIVHVASTRAGKTMTVSASGLPQYNADGNFMGYVGWSRDITAQATAEALLKKSEERYKDFAESAGDWAWEVDADLRYTFISEKAQQVTGGDHSRFIGEAMSFSGNGVSEDDWGKLKQTIENREPVQQFISSVNLNGGDPVWIERSARPIFDEQGIFSGYRGVARDVSKRVNAQRTAVEARQELEEINAHLEETIEERTAAIAEKSQLMEEVLESMAHGMVVIDEDDATIIAVNEKAWQMSGLPKEAWAVGNDIRQLLQLGIDHGMYEYGSIEEYFETSDKALKEYGDFRAIRRQKDGAIIEESVRTRPSGGRVITYRDITEAQQREDELRALSEELKASQAEAIAANRAKSEFLANMSHEIRTPMNGVIGMASLLLDTRLDEKQKDMAKVIVSSGDALLKIINDILDFSRLEAGKMRIVREPFDLRDCMEDVASLLALPVEEKGIELMVRISPKLNTDFIGDIGRVRQVVTNLVGNAVKFTESGHILLEIDGVHRGEIADVTISVSDTGCGIPDEKLKSIFEEFEQVDGSSARKHNGAGLGLAISKKMIEAMGGSIAVESEVGKGSNFTIRMPFAIDETALDGQERQPFSFADKRAIVVDDNAVNRTILKEQLASWGLAADVAESAEDAIKAVKSAAASNTPYSIGILDYQMPGADGVELARMIKNDADLASTPLILLTSAGRKGDPAGLSGDLFSAYLVKPARSSLLLDSILTALNDSALQQLQQQSAQKLSSDERGDACPFTSDGSRLRVLVAEDNIVNQMVVKAMLDKLCCDVSIASNGKLAVEKYAEIQPDIVLMDMSMPEMDGAEATARIRAIEQQGNRSMPIIGVTAHALREDKQKCLDAGMDDYLPKPVKQDALVEMLAKWTATANKTQTAL from the coding sequence ATGCGCACTGTTTTGGGAGGGGTCGTAAACGCGCTTCGCGTAGATCCCGGCACGCCAGATGTAGTTGTCGAGCGTCAGCTTCGTGAGCTGAAGCTTCAATTGCCCCGTGTCATGCTTGGGGTTGGCGGATGTACTTTATTTATCGCTTCTTATTTCTGGAACCAATTGAATCCAGCACTGGTCGCAATTCTGATGGCCTATGCGCTGGCGCATTTTGCATTTTTGCCGAAATGGCTCCGCATGGATGTGGATGCAATGCCAGCGCCCGAACGACGCAAAATAGTCAACGGCGTTTTGCCTAAAACGATTGTGTTTGCGTTTGTCTGTTGCCTCACATCAATCAGCCTTGCGCTGGAGGCTGGGCATGATGCATATATTCTCGTTAGCTTGTGGTGTCTTTATTGCGGCGTTGGCGGCGCTATGGGGATCGCAGCGCTTGCGCACCGATCGAGCTTTCCGCTCGTAATTTGCATTACGCCAATAACAGTTTTGATGTTTGGTTCCGGCGATAAAATGCTGGTCAGCATTGGCGGGGTCATGCTCGTCGCCATGATCATTTATCATTACTATAACACGCGGATCGGAAATGTACTGGCTGAACTTTCTATCAGCCAACAGCAACTCAAGGAAAATGCGGCCGAGGTCAACGAACGGTTTCGTCATTTCATCGAAACAGCGTCAGACTGGGCATGGGAAATCGACGCGCGAGGACGCCTTTCTTACGTCTCACCCAATTTCGAAAAGATAACTGGCCTTGCTTCCGGAGATATTATTGGCGCGCCCGCAATTCGATTAATAAGAATCGATAGCCAAGAACAGGCAGCAGCGGAGAAAGCATTCACGGAAGCATTTGAACAGCACGAACCGATCCGCGATATTGTTCATGTAGCCTCGACCAGAGCCGGGAAAACAATGACGGTGTCCGCAAGCGGTCTGCCACAATATAATGCGGACGGAAATTTCATGGGCTATGTCGGCTGGTCGCGAGACATTACGGCGCAAGCCACGGCAGAAGCGCTGCTTAAGAAAAGCGAAGAACGCTACAAGGACTTCGCGGAGTCAGCCGGCGACTGGGCATGGGAAGTCGATGCCGATCTGCGGTACACTTTTATTTCGGAAAAAGCACAGCAGGTTACCGGCGGCGATCACTCACGCTTTATTGGCGAAGCAATGTCTTTTTCAGGCAACGGCGTTAGCGAAGACGATTGGGGCAAGCTGAAACAAACGATAGAGAATAGAGAACCTGTTCAGCAGTTTATATCTAGCGTCAACTTGAACGGCGGTGATCCTGTCTGGATTGAAAGAAGCGCACGCCCAATTTTTGATGAGCAAGGTATCTTCTCCGGCTATCGCGGAGTCGCGCGGGATGTCTCAAAACGTGTGAATGCACAACGCACCGCTGTAGAAGCGCGGCAAGAACTGGAAGAGATCAACGCACACCTTGAAGAGACCATTGAGGAACGCACAGCCGCCATTGCTGAAAAATCTCAGCTCATGGAAGAGGTTCTGGAATCCATGGCTCACGGCATGGTGGTGATTGACGAAGACGACGCGACGATCATCGCCGTTAATGAAAAAGCATGGCAAATGTCTGGTCTGCCTAAGGAGGCGTGGGCTGTAGGGAATGACATTCGTCAACTCTTACAGCTCGGCATTGATCACGGGATGTACGAGTATGGGTCCATCGAAGAGTATTTTGAAACTTCTGACAAAGCATTGAAAGAGTATGGAGACTTCCGCGCCATTCGCAGGCAGAAAGACGGCGCCATCATCGAAGAAAGCGTACGAACGAGGCCAAGCGGCGGGCGGGTCATCACCTATCGTGATATTACAGAAGCCCAGCAACGTGAAGATGAATTACGCGCTCTCTCGGAAGAATTAAAAGCCTCGCAAGCGGAAGCAATCGCCGCCAATCGCGCGAAGTCCGAATTCCTCGCCAATATGAGTCATGAGATTCGCACGCCTATGAATGGCGTTATAGGCATGGCGTCGCTACTGCTCGATACCCGCCTTGATGAAAAACAAAAAGACATGGCGAAAGTTATCGTCAGTTCCGGCGACGCATTGTTGAAAATTATTAACGACATTCTTGATTTCTCTCGCCTGGAAGCAGGCAAAATGCGCATTGTTCGTGAGCCCTTCGATCTACGTGATTGCATGGAAGACGTCGCCTCCCTGCTCGCTCTGCCTGTGGAGGAAAAGGGGATTGAGTTGATGGTCCGCATTTCGCCAAAACTCAATACTGACTTCATCGGCGATATCGGTCGCGTCCGTCAGGTGGTGACCAACCTTGTTGGCAACGCTGTAAAGTTCACCGAGAGCGGGCATATTCTGCTTGAAATCGACGGCGTCCATCGCGGTGAAATCGCCGACGTCACCATTTCTGTTTCTGATACAGGTTGCGGCATTCCTGATGAAAAACTGAAATCGATTTTTGAAGAGTTCGAACAGGTCGATGGCTCCTCCGCGCGCAAACATAATGGTGCGGGCCTGGGACTCGCAATCAGCAAGAAGATGATCGAGGCCATGGGCGGGTCAATCGCTGTTGAAAGCGAAGTCGGCAAGGGATCGAACTTCACAATCCGAATGCCGTTCGCGATTGATGAAACGGCGCTCGACGGGCAGGAACGCCAGCCATTTTCATTTGCCGATAAACGCGCGATTGTCGTTGACGATAACGCCGTCAACCGGACGATTTTGAAAGAACAGTTAGCGTCATGGGGCCTTGCCGCTGACGTCGCCGAAAGCGCAGAAGACGCCATCAAGGCTGTGAAATCCGCAGCCGCCAGCAATACGCCATACTCCATCGGCATTCTTGATTATCAAATGCCGGGCGCCGATGGTGTTGAACTTGCCCGCATGATCAAAAACGACGCCGACCTCGCATCGACCCCGCTGATCCTGCTGACTTCCGCCGGCAGAAAAGGCGATCCGGCGGGACTTTCCGGCGATCTGTTCTCCGCCTATCTGGTCAAACCGGCGCGATCCTCACTGCTACTCGATTCGATCCTTACGGCATTGAATGACAGCGCACTTCAACAACTCCAGCAACAAAGCGCACAGAAGCTGTCATCCGATGAACGCGGCGACGCATGTCCGTTCACATCCGACGGATCTCGCTTGCGTGTCCTTGTTGCGGAAGACAATATCGTCAACCAGATGGTCGTCAAAGCGATGCTCGACAAACTCTGCTGTGATGTTTCAATCGCTTCGAACGGAAAACTTGCCGTTGAAAAATACGCAGAAATTCAGCCAGATATTGTTCTTATGGACATGTCCATGCCGGAAATGGACGGCGCTGAAGCGACAGCTCGCATTCGCGCAATTGAACAGCAAGGAAACCGTTCAATGCCCATTATCGGCGTTACCGCGCATGCTTTGAGAGAAGACAAGCAAAAATGTCTGGATGCGGGTATGGATGATTACCTGCCGAAACCCGTCAAGCAGGATGCGCTTGTCGAAATGTTGGCGAAATGGACAGCTACCGCTAACAAGACACAAACAGCGCTTTAG